A window of Phacochoerus africanus isolate WHEZ1 chromosome 11, ROS_Pafr_v1, whole genome shotgun sequence genomic DNA:
GGTCCAGTAGGTTGGACAGGGTTGCTTGAAGGTCCTGAAAATAAAGTCGTTTTATAAGCATAAGTTCAGTGTGACTTTTAGTGTCCTTCAGTTACTTCTCAGGTTGATGAAGGGTCTTCACATGAAAAGAAATGCTACCAGACCATCCTACAGGGCATTAAAGTAATCACACATTAAGCcctcttaaaagatttttttttttaaattaaaaataagtaatggTGGCTTTAGCAACAGCTCCTGGTTAAGTTGAGAAGTAAAGAAATTTgaattcttcctccttccctaccTCAGTTTAAAATCAGAATCCCATGCTGCTTCCTTTCTTAGTTCCTCTTTCTGCATTTTTAGTCACTTAGTATCTACTTCCTCCTTTCTCAATAAAATTCACCTTCAGAAAAAGCTGTTAGTTTTTTTTGTCTCACAGTATAAATCTAtcaaattttaacaatattttttatctATACATATTTGACTTTTAGTGTGTTTTCCCTTTGTAGAATAAAGGGCTGCTAACAGTTAAAGCATGGGTGAGCCAGGAAAGGAGGTATTTTCAGGGGCAAAGGAATTGGAGAGTAAGGCAGTTAGACTGTGGCTCTGAAAATTCTGTTGTCTTGAAAAAATTTGTTGTTGTGGGACCCTGGCATGCTTGGTTTTGTACTGCCCTCCCCCAGAGAGTGAGAATGTTTTACTCAATTCTACTCCACTCTCTTTCATtggacattattttatttttttaagagagcTGCAAACTCTTCCCTGGTTTCTGGTTCCTACTCACAGCCACTAGGGAGCAGGAGGgcaagaggaaggagagatgCAATGGTCTTATCCAGGCATCACTTAAACAGGGCCAAAGCCACTATATCCCCCCTGAAAAGTATCAGtcactcctttaaaaaatatttcttcctctgcATGCTCCATTCCCACTCCCCTTTTTGCCCTGCAGACAACAATCTTGATATGTTcagtatatacatatttgtttgCATGTTTCTTGAAAATGCCTTGCTTTGTctctatgcatttttaatttgtgtAGATTCATGGATTGTGTAATTTATACACTGTGTAATATGTGTCATTCTACTTCTATTCCAGGAAAAATTCATCTATGTTATGCCATATGTACATCTGATTTGGCGCTTCCCAGTGGAGCACGTTATGGTGTGTATCAACCACATTTGACCTGTAGATTTTCCTCCCAATAGATTCCTAGGTGCCCTCCAACTTCCATCACCAAAGACTAGACTGCAATGAACATCCTTGCCAAGTCCTGGTCTAACGGTGTGCTGCTGCTCTTCAGATGACCTTACCATAAATGGCCTGGATGCCATTGATGTCATCTTGAGGGAGCGAGTACGTGCTGGGTTCACTGAAAGCATAGTTGGGATACATCAAGGCACCAGGGTCAGTGGAGTGAGACAGCCCCAAGGAATGGCCAAATTCATGGGCAGCAACAAGAAACAAGTTGTAATCTGAAATGAAAGATGTGTGGTGAATAGCTCCAAGTGGGTTGAAGGGTGGTAGAAATAGGATCTCAAGGAATGCAGCTTCTGAGCCAAAACTACCTGGAGAAATTGCTCTTTCCATGCCTGCCCTTTTCTTTGTCTCCTTAGGTACTTAAGAACTGGAGATTGGAAGGAATAAGGTGGGAGTTACAGGTTGATATTAGGTGAGTATGAACTCATCAAATCTTAGAACCAAGAAAGGCCGCCTTTATTCTAATTCCTGTATTTCATGGGTATGGACCTGAGGCTTACAGAAATGATGGCAGAGCTATCACAGACCTCAGGACTTTCAGAAGCCCTCTCCTCCTGTGTACCCACACCTGCCCCTCTCCAGCCTCCCAGACCCACAACCCCATGAGTAGAGTCCCAGTGAAGAGGCCATTAGAAAAGAAGCCTGCCAGGCAGCAAGAGTACCTTGGATGCAGAACTGACTCACTGTGGCTCCCTGATCACCCAGAGCCTAGTACCAGCTCTCCCTTGATTCTGAGTTCTCCAAGCTTCAGGAATTCTCCGCCAGAAGGAGACAGATGTAGCCTCTTATTGCTCCCTGCCCTTATCTTTTAACTTCCATGAGCATAGTGCCCTTCACAACTGGGAGTGTAAAAACTTCTGAGGCTTATGCTTCCTGTCAAATAAAGCCTGAGCTCCTTCGCCAAGTCCAAGACTGCTCTATTCGGCTCCTGCAGACATTTGAGGACTGGCTTTCTGATGTGACTCCCTCACTCCAGCTAGTCTGTGTGTTATCTCACAGACACTGTTTTCTTACATGCctacttaaaaaaatgattataattgCAGAGCACTTTCTTATATGCTAGGAATTGTAATAATATttaatcaaaaacattttaataaggtattgttggaaatatttttacaGTGAAGGAACTGAAGCCCACAGATTTGCAACAAAAAGTGGTAGAGCTGGCATTGAACCAGGTAGGATGGCAAGTCCTATGCTCTTATCAAATGTTTGACTCCTGACAGTAATTAGCTTAGTAATATTCTTTCCATGCTCCAAGATTTGCTTTCTCGATTCACGGATGCTTTAAGAAACGTCTTTGAGTGTCTGGAATTCTAGGCAAGGGGCTCTGGGGGATTTGTCATGATGCATAGACTAGAAGGGGAGATATGTGCAAACCTTGAATGCACAGAATAATGAGGACAGCAGTTAAAGAAGGAGAAACAAAGGCTGTTGGGATTCTGAGAGGAGGGCCTTATTTCCAGCTGAACAACAAGATGGGGGTGGCATTTGGAGTCTGGATAGAGAGAGATTTTGAAAGGCGGGGCTTAGAATGTGGGGAAGGGCCTTTCAGGAATAGGAAACAATGTGAGCAAAACAATGTGTGGGGAAGTTGGAAAGCACGTGGTATGATATCTAGGAACAGTGAGTGTGCAATGCGGCACCGTAAGAAAGACATGGTTGGAAAATCCCCAAGAGCTTTCAGTGTCAAGTGAAAGTATTTGGACATATTTGGCCTATAAAATGTAAACACTGGGCTCTCCAAAGACAAATCATGCTGCAGTGTTGTAGAAAATTAGAGGGAGCAGAGATCAAAGCTGAACAGGCCAGGTGGAGATCTGTGGCCTCTTATTACCCTGGGCTTTGTAAAGTACCATGTGTTCTGGATACACCTCTCTATATAAGTATACCTCCTTATACTCAATTCTTCCTTTCGGGTGGTCCAACCCTTCTTACTCTGAGTCTTCTGAAAGGGGCAGTTTGCTATGTGGGAGCATATTACTGAAAAAGAGCTCCATGAAGATGAAATAACTAGATGAACAAGAATAACTGGATGGTTGCTCTGTCATAAATAGGACAGTTTTCAAGATAAACCCAGTTATTTCTGAGTTCTCCAAAATGGGACCTTTTTCAAACATCATTACATTTCACAATATTAAGATAAAGATATGCCCTAAAGCAGTGGTAAGccaactttttctataaaggtccTGATAGTAAATATTCTAGATTTTGTCAGCTATATGGTCTTTGTGACAACTGCTCAGCTCTGCTATTGTATGaaagcagccatgaggatgcataaACAATAGAGTATGTGCCCCTGTTCCAGTGAAACTTTATTTATACAAATAGGGCCAGGAAGGACTTAGCCATGGTTTATTGTTTATTCTTGCCTTAGGGAATGAGGTTAgagtttaggatttttttttttaaacctaaattGACTTAATATCTTGATATAGGAAGAATTTTAAATGGTCAGTTTGTGTGAGTTTGAAACGTTATAAtaacatgtgtatgtgtgtgggggggaattctaatgtggaaaagttcatttagAAGCTACATGTGGACATAACCTCAATTAACTTACTTTTGGAGGTTTTGGTCCATGTTTCTTCTGCATCAAAATGAACATCTCCTCCAATACCTGGGCCTGGCTGAAAGGCATGAGCAAGGATTCCATTGGGTCCATCAAATGGAGAATTGTCACCATGAtctgaaataaaacaatttgtATTAGATATTTGCCAAGTCTCAGTTTagccagagaaaacaaaattgagcAAGACTGCATTGAGCCTACCTCTTTGGACAAAAGCAATCTTGATATCTGCTTCTTCCTCTGAGGTGCTGATGAATTTCAGGGGTGATGCTTGACTCCAGAGTTGAAGGGCTTTTGCAATAATTCTTTCCACATCAGTCTTTGGCAATTGTTGGGTATATTTAATAATCCTTCAAAATGACAAGTTCATTATTGTTCAGAACAGCAGCCCATCAGTAGGTTGAATTGCTCTAGTGCTCCAGTTTGGGGTTTGTTGTGTATGTGATGTGATGCCATGgacgagggagggaggaaggcctgCAGGACTCAAGCTTGGGGATGGATATGGGTTCTGGCAGTTATGACACGTCTTTAAACGCAGtttctttattcataaaataatgataataaaatagtaCCCTTCTCATAGGattgttaaaattaaatatatgtcaaGCATTTAGTTCACTACTTGGTAAACAgtaatatttaacaaataatgaGTTCCGTTATTATCATGATCATCATCAAGAAGCATGGATGGTGGGGCTAAATTCTCTCCAGCAATGATTAAACCTTTTTTGAGTCCCTAAGTGAGTTCTTAAAGAGCCAGCCTGACTTTGCCATAGTCCTCTTTAGATTGTTagagaagaagacaaaaatggcAGGCTTTGGACTGAAAAGAACCCAACCCTTTCATTCTCATACTCATTCACTAGAATCTAAACTTCCTGAGAgcaaggatatttatttatttgtatgtcaCTAGTGTTGTCCAAgccctagaacagtgcctggcaaatcACAAGAGCTCAGTGAACGCCGGCCGAATGAATGAATTCTGAAACTCTAGACATATCACCTGTAGGTGAGGGTGGTTTGTTTCCACTTGGGGTTTCCTGGGGTTAACATAAAATCGCCGCTATCGGGCACTCCACAGCGAGGCTTTCTCATCATCTCCAGGGTTTCATTATTTAGCTTCCCTGTCTCGTTCAGTCCAAAGAATCGTTGCATTTCTTTAAGCTTCTCAACAATCTCACTAGCGCTTTTCCTCCTTTCATACTTATATCTGTACGTTGGTAATTGGTAGAACTTTTCCAGGTaatcctggaaaaagacaaacatatgaggAAATTTGCTGTGAAATTTACCTTTAGTTCTGGGCATTTTGCATTCCTAAGTCACCGCAGAAGTCAAACCAGGACTAATAACCCGATGGCTACAGACACAAAAACACGCATTTGTTGGTTGATTTTGAGAGAACAGTGcctactggagaaaaaaaaaaaaacaaacaaccaatcTCCCCGTTCAGTGCTAGAGTTAATGTTTATGAATAAAAAAATGGTACATCAAAAGGATAAGGTCCAAGACCTCAAGCAAAATGGTAATATACACTCCTGATActgcattcttatttttattaaaaacaaaaaacaaaacagcaccaCCATTTGTTGACTTCTTGAGGTGTTAGTTACCTAAATGTAGACTctttttc
This region includes:
- the MMP8 gene encoding neutrophil collagenase; translation: MFSLKILLLLLLLHEQLSKGFPVPSESPEEKNAKIAQDYLEKFYQLPTYRYKYERRKSASEIVEKLKEMQRFFGLNETGKLNNETLEMMRKPRCGVPDSGDFMLTPGNPKWKQTTLTYRIIKYTQQLPKTDVERIIAKALQLWSQASPLKFISTSEEEADIKIAFVQRDHGDNSPFDGPNGILAHAFQPGPGIGGDVHFDAEETWTKTSKNYNLFLVAAHEFGHSLGLSHSTDPGALMYPNYAFSEPSTYSLPQDDINGIQAIYGPSSNPVQPTGPTTPRACDPRLTFDAIATLRGEIIFFKDRYFWRRHPQLRRVELNFISLFWPSLRNGIQAAYEDSDKDLVFVFKGNQYWALSGYDIQQGYPKSISNYGFPSSVQAIDAAVSYRGKTYFFVNNQFWRYDDQRQSMDPGYPKSTASTFQGIESKIDAVFQQHHFFLFFSGPIYYAFDLNARRVTRIDRSNRWLNCR